The Oncorhynchus nerka isolate Pitt River linkage group LG13, Oner_Uvic_2.0, whole genome shotgun sequence sequence GCAAtgtcagtttaatccaccagaaaagacaaaacaaataatacaacaaaaatcattattattattatgtatcacatccgaccaagattgggagtcccatagagcggcgcacaattggcccagcgtttctctccctctaaaaacagaaataaatgttttggcctttattcagattacaattgCTCACTTTCGTttaatttttaaaataaaaattacACCAAAAAAAATTGTTATATATTATCAAGTTGATGGCAGAGTCATATAGCCCCTGCAACTACAtagagctgagtgactcagtcatatagcccctGCAACTACAtagagctgagtgactcagtcatatagcccctGCAACTACAtagagctgagtgactcagtcatatagccttggcacctacataaagctgagtgactcagtcatatagccttggcacctacataaagctgagtgactcagtcatatagcctccacacctacataaagctgagtgactcagtcatatagcccctGCAACTACAtagagctgagtgactcagtcatatagccttggcacctacataaagctgagtgactcagtcatatagcctccacacctacataaagctgagtgactcagtcatatagcctcggcacctacatacatacagctgagtgactcagtcatatagcgtCGGCACCTACATACAtacagctgagtgactcagtcatatagcctcggtacctacataaagctgagtgactcagtcatatagcctcggcacctacataaagctgagtgactcagtcatatagcctcagcacctacatacatacagctgagtgactcagtcatatagcgtCGGCACCTACATACAtacagctgagtgactcagtcatatagcctcggcacctacatacatacagctgagtgactcagtcatatagcctcggtacctacataaagctgagtgactcagtcataagcctcggcacctacataaagctgagtgactcagtcataagcctcggcacctacataaagctgagtgactcagtcatatagcatccacacctacataaagctgagtgactcagtcatatagcctcggcacctacataaagctgagtgactcagtcatatagcctcggcacctacataaagctgagtgactcagtcatatagcctcggcacctacataaagctgagtgactcagtcatatagcctcggcacatacataaagctgagtgactcagtcatatagcctcagcacctacatacatacagctgagtgactcagtcatatagcccagcacctacataaagctgagtgactcagtcatatagcctcagcacctacataaagctgagtgactcagtcatatagcctcagcacctacataaagctgagtgactcagtcatatagcctcggcacctacatacatacagctgagtgactcagtcatatagactcagcacctacataaagctgagtgactcagtcatatagcctcagcacctacataaagctgagtgactcagtcatatagactcagcacctacataaagcttgtacagtattataatatgCCATTATggactattagcaggacaatatacctttaccaacacctctctgtattttgatactttgtggatggggcctccccagtggatggggcctccctccccagtggatggggccTCCacagtggcgcagctgtctaagtcACCGCAATGCAAAATGCGTTGCTACAGATGCAGGTTTGATACCCGTGCCGGCTGAGTCACATCATATTTgtcgatatactgtaggcctaccattAGTGTtaagtaatgtgctgttaaaagtggtgtcggtcttatttatttaaagagcatattgaagttagaatcAATAGGATTCGAAGCAAAAGCCTACAACTATTTGAGCACcgtttcacactgctctgagacaagcatgaggactggtcttgataaatcaattagattttttatttttactaaatctccatttgggtattggttagactacagTTATACAATTAGGGTGTAGAAATGTTATTCCCTTAGTGTAACCTATATTTAaccaagtcagttaataacaaattcttatttacaaggacagcctactccttcctccccatcgAGGAATTGAACCCCAGTCTCCGCGTGCCCGGACATCACGGGAATTGTTTGGCTAAATAGCcaggtactgtagcctactcccgaccgtcacgttgtacagcgccatattttccattccatcttaacggaaacccagagggtttttcGTTGTTCTTGGAATAGATACACCATAATATTAGTAAAATCAATCAAGCAAAATTTCTTAAAATCAGTTGTTACAAAAAAAGcttaaattctctagtacagccactaTTGAAGACTATCAAAtgtttctcaaagatgccctctggtggtcaaactagcactaactagcaataatggtaccagtggttggcacttaaataacgtgccatagtaTTCTGCGGCACTAcgcaagctgtgctgcagtacgctgcaacttttaaaggTCGAACCACTGTAGGCTAGGTTCTAGCAacatcatgatgggtataggaaaAATGCAAGTATCATTAACAGCCTAAACCTAtagatgttacattgaactgggtgaatggattatgaagggaggagagactggtggtcagggaggagagactggtggtcagggaggagagacaggtggtcagggaggagagacaggtggtcagggaggagaggcaggtggtcaaggaggagagacagggaggagagacagctggtcagggaggagagacagggaggagagacagctggtcagggaggagagacagggaggagagacagctggtcagggaggagagacagggaggagagacagctggtcagggaggagagacagggaggagagacagctggtcagggaggagagacagggaggagagacaggtggtcagggaggagagacaggtggtcagggaggagagacaggtggtcagggaggagaggcaggtggtcaaggaggagagacagggaggagagacagctgttcagggaggagagacagctggtcagggaggagagacagggaggagagacagctggtcagggaggagagacagggaggagagacagctggtcagggaggagagacagggaggagagacaggtggtcagggaggagagacaggtgttcagggaggagagacaggtgttcagggaggagagacaggtggtcagggaggagagacaggtggtcagggaggagagacaggtggtcagggaggagaggcaggtggtcagggaggagggacaggaaggagagagttAAGAGAAAGGGCCCTGTCAGCATCATATGGGATTTCTTTGAGAAAGCATGAAGGGAAACTTCAATATGGAGTGTGTGCAAAACTGAGTTTATGGCTGAGTGTATGGCTGAGTGTATGGCTAAGTGTATGGCTGAGTGCATGGCTGAGTGTATGGCTGACTTTATGGGTCAGTGTATGGCTGACTTAATAGCTGACTTAATGGCTGACTTTATGGCTGAGTGTATGGCTGACTTTATGGCTGAATGTATGGCTGAGTGTATGGCTGAGTGTATGACTGAGTGTATGACTGAGTGTATGGCTGAGTGTATGGCTGAGTGTATGGCTGAGTGTATGACTGAGTGTATGGCTGAATGTATGGCTGACTTTATGGCTGACTTTATGGCTGACTTTATGGCTGAATGTATGGCTGAATGTATGGCTGACTTTATGGCTGACTTTATGACTGAGTGTATGACTGAGTGTATGACTGACTTTATGGCTGAATGTATGGCTGAATGTATGGCTGAATGTATGGCTGAATGTATGGCTGATTGTATGGCTGAATGTATGGCTGATTGTATGGCTGAATGTATGGCTGACTTTATGGCTGACTTTATGGCTGGGTGTATGGCTGGGTGTATGGCTGGGTGTATGGCTGAATGTATGGCTGAATGTATGGCTGACTTTATGACTGAGTGTATGGCTGGGTGTATGGCTGAGTGTATGGCAGGGAACAAATCATTAgacaaagttgtgtgtgtgttggtgtgtgttaccGGTTACCTCAGAGAGAGCCTTGGCCTCCTGTAGCAGTGCCAACACGTCTGTCTTGGTGGTCACGGAGGCCAGGACCGCCTGCAGCTTACTCTGCTCCACCGGAGAGCCAGCCAGCACTGTCAAACTGCAgaggaaacagaccattccaaTATGGGCTGTGACCTACTGCTTTactcgtgtgtctgtgtgtgagtgtgcgtgtgtctctgtgtgtctgtctgtctacaaccTTTGGAGGATTTACGTATTGTATATTTGAATCCTATTGTAGAAATAGTATAGACAGGGTTGGTGTTCGCACTTACCTGATGGACCAGTTCTGAATATCTGCCTGCTGACAGTTGGTTTTCCTCTGAATGGGGTCCAGGCTAGCCCCGGCATCCGCCCAGCTGGCCCTGGTCGGGTGCACCCCGGTGGGGTTAGCAGGCGGGGAACAGCCCCCTGTTTGGTTCTGAACGACCTCTGTGGGCCTGGCCGGGTGTATCTCCAGCGACGTCTTAATGATGGCGTTGGTCCCTGGGTCGCTGGAGAAGTCATCGGTGCAGAGCTTGTCCAGGTCGGGCATGCTAAGGGCCCTGAGCTCCCTCAGTCTGGACCGGGACAGGTTGGCATGACCTCGGGCCTGGCGACTCCGCATCACCGGAGGCGTCtgaggggttagggttacaacTCCTGGGGAGATTCTGTGACTTTCTCCATCTCCAAGTTTGTCCTGGATATGTCCGAGGGGAGCTTCGCTAGTGCTGCAGCTTTGCGTCAACAGGTCAAAGTTTGTGAGGGTCAGGCTCGACGGCGACTTGCGAAGCTGAGGCGACATTGGGGTCAAGGTGGTTAATGCGTTGAAGTTGTCGATGCACGAACTGAAGCTCCTTCGTAGTGAACGACAGTCTATGGAGCTCACCGATCCAGACATGTAGCCAGACAGTCTCCGGTTGAGAGGCGGCTTCAACGTTGCTGTCAGAGCATAGGACTGAGCGAAGGACTGGATGTCGATGCATTTGAGCACTGGCTTGTCGAAGCTGGCCAGGTTCTCAAAGGACTTGATCCTCTGGCGGACAGAGAAGGGGTTTGGGTCCCCTGAGACGCTGTTGTCTGTGGAGAAACTACGACGCTCCATCGCCTTCAGTTTGGACTTGTTTGCTTTGAGGCTCTCAGTTTCATCCGTCTCTGTTATACTACAGTTCATGTGAGAGATGTCTGTGGGACCATTGCTCATAGGCAAAGGAACCCCATCTACGGATTCTAGGACTATCGAGTTCACTGCTGATTCACTGGTAGTGTTGTTGACTTTTTCAAGATTACACACCGAGCCAGGGGTTGCAGGGGTTCCTGACCATAGACTGGTCTCTACTGGATTTCCATTGACCTGATCCTTGTGTTGAGTAATATTTTTGGTATGAGGAATTGAGTAATCGTTTGAATACACAACTTCCTTTGGTGCCAGAACTGGTGTAGgcgtggaggagggagatgaggatgaGAGTCGCACCTCGATGAAGGTCCTCTGGGTAGTTAGGACTGGCTCTGGTCGTTCTTTTGACTTGGCCACCGCCAAAATCCCTTGCTCCACCTCTTTGTGTAGACGTTGCTCCTCTACCTTCATCTTGGTAGTTGATTGTGATTGGCTGATTGGTTCTGGTGTAGTAGTGGTTGTGGGGTTGTCCTGGCCTCCATCTGTTACGGGCGTGGCAgggctactactactgctgctccggTCTTGCTGTTTACTCTTTAGGCTGCTGGTTACGGCTGCCTTTCTGGTAAGCAGAGGGGAATCCACGTTCCTGGTTTGCAGGGGGGAGCCCACCTTCTTGGCTTGCAGTTTGGGGGACTGGAGCGGAGAAGTGTTGTTGGCTTTCCTCAGAACCGACGGACTTTCTGCTCTGGATGGTTTTGGGGAAAGTTGTTCCTGGGGTTTGGTTTTACTCTTTATGTTGAGCCCCTTCATTTTGGGTGCAGTGCTGCTGGTCTTCTGGACTTTGTCATTGACTCTGAGCCTGCTGCTACTGCTGGATAGAGGACTGTCTGTTGAAATGTTGTTGACTGATTTGGGACCGGATGTCCTGAGAGAGGGACTATTAGGGTTATTCTGGACCAACCTGAGGTCCAGGGATGTTAAGGgaacgttctctctctccctgtctcttgttGTTAGCGATGTTGACGAgggaactttctctctctccctgtctcttgttGTTAGCGATGTTGACGAgggaactttctctctctccctgtctcttgttGTTAGCGATGTTGACGAgggaactttctctctctccctgtctcttgttGTTAGCGATGTTGACGAgggaactttctctctctccctgtctcttgttGTTGGCGATGTTGACGAgggaactttctctctctccctgtctcttgttGTTGGCGATGTTGACGAgggaactttctctctctccctgtctcttgttGTTGGCGATGTTGACGAgggaactttctctctctcactgtctcttgtTGTTAGCGATGTTGACGAgggaactttctctctctcactgtctcttgtTGTTGACGAgggaactttctctctctccctgtctcttgttGTTGGCGATGTTGACGAgggaactttctctctctccctgtctcttgttGTTGGCGATGTTGACGAgggaactttctctctctccctgtctcttgttGTTAGCGATGTTGACGAgggaactttctctctctccctgtctcttgttGTTGGCGATGTTGACGAgggaactttctctctctccctgtctcttgttGTTAGCAATATTGACGAgggaactttctctctctcactgtctcttgtTGTTAGCAATATTGACGAgggaactttctctctctcactgtctcttgtTGTTAGCAATATTGACGAgggaactttctctctctccctgtctcttgttGTTAGCAATGTTGACGAgggaactttctctctctccctgtctcttgttGTCAGCGATGTTGACGAgggaactttctctctctccctgtctcttgttGTCGGCGATGTTGACGAcggaactttctctctctccctgtctcttgttGTCAGCGATATTGACGAGGgaactttctctctctgactgtctcttgtTGTTAGCGATGTTGACAATGGTTTAGATGCGCCTGACCAGACATTGCTATAGTTGGAGGGATTTGCCTCCCCCACCGTTGAGTGGGATGATGACGATTGTGTGTTAGATAGTTTTCCTAAAGCCGCAGCCGGTGAAACGTTTGTACGGAGTCGGGCTGACCTCTCCTGACTCTGTCGCGCGATGTTGTGGCTAGCCGCTGCAATGGGGGTACTGCAGACGCTTAATGAAGGAGCATGGCCGGGTTTTATTGGATGTGTTATAACAGTGTCACAAACCCTGTTGACAccactttctgaaggccctgcaGGGCTTGTAGTGGCCACAGAATCTGTGTCGTTGGAAGACTGGCGGGGCATTTCTTGGCATTGGGAACCTTTGGCCTCCACAGCCAGAAAGGCACCTGAGGATAGAGAGCCAGAGGCAGGCAGACCCTGAGACAGTGAGGGGAATGGTTTCTGATCGGGGTTGGATTGGGTTGTTACAACAGAGCAGTCTTCGTTTTGCTGGGAGGCCGCTGAAGTAGTagtgacagtggaggaggaggaagcagCAGAGTCTAGTGCTACATCAAAGGGCCTAGTCTCCTTTGTACTGTGGCTGCCGTCAGAGCCAGAGATAGAGATATGGAGCTGTGGAGACAATGGCCCATCTGTTAGGTGAGTCAGCGCTGCCTGACTCAGAGTGCTGGGCCGCTGGGCCTCACTGTAACAAATCTCCACTTCCTCCTCATCAGAATCCGTGTCCTGGGGCTCAGCGCCGACACTGCGGCTCGCCGTTTTGTTATCGCCGGCAGCGCCACGGCTGTCTTCGCTCTCTGAATCACTGTCGCCGACCATGTCGTACATGTTGCAGTTCGAATCGGCAGCAGAGGCACCGGGGGGTCTCTCCACCCTATTTGAAAGAGCATTCATTCCCTCGTCTGTGACATTACTGCTAAAGTTTCTGGAGTAATTGTTCAAGAATGTTTTACCCACAGGCATGAGGCAGCATTTCTTTCCAGAGTCCAAGACAGAGAAGTCCAACTGACTGGGCAATGTTGGAGGAGTCTGAACCGTGCTTTTCTCATTCTCTGGCAGGGCCTTGCTGTCTACAGCTGACTTACAGGCCATAGTCTCAGTACATTGTGCTTCTGAAGGGGCTTTGAGGGTATTGGAAGAGAGGGCGCTCTTTACATCGGAGGAGCTTAGTCTGGTCATGACGTCATCAATGTAGGTGACCGGTATATCGTTGCTGTGGTTGTGGTTGATTGGGGTTGTGGGTTTGGGATTGTGATTGgtcagtgaggaggaggaggaggaggagggacttcCTGGATTTGGAGCCCCCCCATTGGAGGGACCCATGACATCACAACTCCCCGATGACATCATGAGGCTGGACAGGCGATCTACAGCTGTATGAGGAGAGATGAATTAATTACTTCAGAGGCAGTCAGGTTTTAGTTGTGTGACACTTAATGTTAAATTGCTCTTATACCTACACTGTATACCTACAGCCTAACACTGTAATTCATACAGAAACAGCATGGAGAACATTATTCTAGTAATTACATTTTACTAAAGTGCAATTTAGCAACATGTTAAAACAAAGCACATATTTTGAAATCAACTCTTCACATAAAATAACAAGTACTATACTCATTCTGTCCAGAATGTACTTTCATTCTTCAACTGAACGAGACATTTATTTCAGCAACCTCATGTAATCAAGCCACTTTGAACCAGATATGAGAGAGTTGAGAAATGAGCAATGGGACGTCAGTATTTAATGGCATATTCAATAATACTAATCACGTGACCGAATGCACCAATAACGTCAGACATACCAGGAAGTAAGTTGACATACTGAATCTGTTTTACAAATCAACATTCCTTTGACGCCAGCGCATTTCCACTGACCTGGATTCCCAATATCTAAAAAGGATTTGGAAAAGCTCTCGGATCAAATGACAAATTCCTCAAATCTGATGTGGAAAGGATTTTGTGGATCGAATCAGCAGCCCCTTGGTTCGGTCTTACAGCCTGttgtagcctggttaaaccagactgaaagCTGTGCTCACCATGGTTTCACAGAGCATCCATTTGGATTCCAGGCTTGGTCTGTTGTGCATTAAGTTAAACAGTTATGAATGCAATGGATGACAAATACACTGTTATTGTATAGCGTCATGCTTTACAAAGAAGAGGTTTGATCTCCACACTtcccacagagagacaggcagacaatgacacacatgcagacagacagattatTAGGAACACACCGTTAGGCTACTCTTCTTCAGATTAggttagttgttgttgtggttgccGAGGCAACCGCGTCGAAAACGGTGTGGTTACAGAAAGACAGTAACCAATaagcaacaaaataacaacaacaagaacaacaacaaaaaagctatGCAAAATCTAATGTCAGCTCATGCTAGCTAACAAGGCATGTGGCAGCGGGGGGACTTCTACGAACTTCTACGGATCTACTACTGGTAGGTTTAGTTCAATTCCGGCAACGTTCCTAACATTCCCTGATTTCCCATAAATCCTGGTTGGAAAATTCCCGGAATCTGGAggaaataagcaggaaatccagaatcctcaaaccaggatttctgggaattttgggaaagGTAGTGGAATTTTGAAACCCTTGGTCAACTACTGGTCACTACTGGTCAACTACTGGTCACTACTGGTCAACTACTGGTCACTACTGGTCACTACTGAGGTAAATAAATGGATAGTCACCATGGATACAAAGCCAGCAGCGTGCTGTTCCCTTTGGGGTGCAGGGTTAGGGTTCTGCCAGCAGAGGGCAGACTGCTGAGGTCCTATGTCTTAGGGAAGGCAGCATTAGGGGAGGATGGAAGGGGCAACAGGAAGACAGACTGTGCTCTTAGTGACTAGTGAGTGGCGGTAGTCAAGGATCTTTTATAGGGATAGTTTGGTCAAGTTTCATCTTGTTTTTTTTCGAACTAGGGTTTTATCATTCAAGTGATCTATCCTTATAATTAAATAAGCTTCCTTTTATTCCTCCCTTCCCTTGTCTTGATGTCGATCTGATATTGATTGGATAGGTGGAGAGCTATGTGACGGTCACAGCCTTGCTTTACATCCATCAATTTGCGCATTATCAATGATTACTTCAAGGAAGAAGAAAGAACAGAAGGTTATTTTGTACGTTTTATTCCAACACCACAGGTGATGTGGCGAGTCTCTGATCACTCCAGGTGAGCTCATGAGTGCTGGacagttgtttaaaaaaaaaaaattgttatgTTATTTTAGTTAGTATTCAGGTGCAAACAGTTCAAGAGCCCTGGTTGTTATAATGCTGTCATAGGCATGACATAACATGATGTTACAGACTATGCCCACTGTCAGAATACTGACTGGCATTAAAACCCCTTTCATGCTATCTGGGGTTAAGTCAATATTTGTAATGTTTCAAGCTTTAGTGTAATGTAAGTTATAAAGAAACTGAAAAAGGTGGTTGTGATGAGCTGTTTTTAATAACACAGATGATGTCATCGCATGACAGGTCTTATGAAGGTGTAACGTCAAATCACAGGTCTGACGCATAGACTCACCTGACATGGGCCTCTTGACCTCCAGCGCGAGGGTCACGGGAAGGTTGTGCATGAGCTCACAGATGTCGTGATAGGACGAGGAGCACGTGGGCGTGTCCCCGATCGACACGATCTCGTCTCCCACACACATCCTGCCCCGGGACTCCTGCAACCAGGCCATAAAGTGTCACATCTCAAAAGGTACTGCGTATGAGGTCATAAAAAGGGGACGGTGGAGAGGATCAAACAAAGAAAAGTTTTGTAAAGAAGGATGAAGACATTAGGGCAAGGAACAGGAGGCCAGCTTAATAGTTTTATTGAGGACGTATGATTGTATACTGGCTGATTTTATCAGTGTACTGTAGTTAgatacatattgtctggctgattttatcagtgtactgcagttagatacatattgtctggctgattttatcagtgtactgcagttagatacatattgtctggctgattttatcagtgtactgcagttagatacatattgtctggctgattTTATCAGTGTACTGTAGTTAgatacatattgtctggctgattTTATCAGTGTACTGTAGTTAgatacatattgtctggctgattttatcagtgtactgcagttagatacatattgtctggctgattTTATCAGTGTACTGTAGTTAaatacatattgtctggctgattTTATCAGTGTACTGTAGTTAgatacatattgtctggctgattttatcagtgtactgcagttagatacatattgtctggctgattTTATCAGTGTACTGTAGTTAGATAAATATTGTCTGGCTGATTTTATCAGTGTACTGCAGTTAGATAAATATTGTCTGGCTGATTTTATCAGTGTACTGTAGTTAGATAAATATTGTCTGGCTGATTTTATCAGTGTACTGTAGTTAgatacatattgtctggctgattTTATCAGTGTACTGCAGTTAGATAAATATTGTCTGGCTGATTTTATCAGTGTACTGCAGTTAgatacatattgtctggctgattTTATCAGTGTACTGTAGTTAgatacatattgtctggctgattTTATCAGTGTACTGTAGTTAgatacatattgtctggctgattttatcagtgtactgcagttagatacatattgtctggctgattTTATCAGTGTACTGTAGTTAgatacatattgtctggctgattTTATCAGTGTACTGTAGTTAgatacatattgtctggctgattTTATCAGTGTACTGTAGTTAgatacatattgtctggctgattTTATCAGTGTACTGTAGTTAGATAAATATTGTCTGGCTGATTTTATCAGTGTACTGCAGTTAgatacatattgtctggctgattTTATCAGTGTACTGTAGTTAgatacatattgtctggctgattTTATCAGTGTACTGTAGTTAgatacatattgtctggctgattttatcagtgtactgcagttagatacatattgtctggctgattTTATCAGTGTACTGTAGTTAgatacatattgtctggctgattTTATCAGTGTACTGTAGTTAgatacatattgtctggctgattttatcagtgtactgcagttagatacatattgtctggctgattTTATCAGTGTACTGTAGTTAgatacatattgtctggctgattTTATCAGTGTACTGTAGTTAgatacatattgtctggctgattTTATCAGTGTACTGTAGTTAgatacatattgtctggctgattTTATCAGTGTACTGTAGTTAgatacatattgtctggctgattTTATCAGTGTACTGTAGTTAGATAAATATTGTCTGGCTGATTTTATCAGTGTACTGCAGTTAgatacatattgtctggctgattTTATCAGTGTACTGTAGTTAgatacatattgtctggctgattTTATCAGTGTACTGCAGTTAGATAAATATTGTCTGGCTGATTTTATCAGTGTACTGTAGTTAgatacatattgtctggctgattttatcagtgtactgcagttagatacatattgtctggctgattGACTTTTGATTAACTCCTGGTACCAGTGTTAACATGGACGATTTGTGATGTCTGTGTACTGTAGACATTAGCCTGGAATCCAAAACTGATATGGTGAAATAACAGTTTGGATTCCAGGCTGGGAAAAACAACTTACTCTCTCGGCCGCTCCTCCAAGCCTCAATCCAGTTATCACCACCTTCAGAGGAGAGGATCTGATCTCCAGGTCCAGACCGAAGgactcctcctcactcctcctcagGACCACCTTGTCGATGGTGCAGTGAGCTGGCTCTTCCCCCGCCAGCTCA is a genomic window containing:
- the LOC115121431 gene encoding PDZ domain-containing protein 2-like, giving the protein MMSSGSCDVMGPSNGGAPNPGSPSSSSSSSLTNHNPKPTTPINHNHSNDIPVTYIDDVMTRLSSSDVKSALSSNTLKAPSEAQCTETMACKSAVDSKALPENEKSTVQTPPTLPSQLDFSVLDSGKKCCLMPVGKTFLNNYSRNFSSNVTDEGMNALSNRVERPPGASAADSNCNMYDMVGDSDSESEDSRGAAGDNKTASRSVGAEPQDTDSDEEEVEICYSEAQRPSTLSQAALTHLTDGPLSPQLHISISGSDGSHSTKETRPFDVALDSAASSSSTVTTTSAASQQNEDCSVVTTQSNPDQKPFPSLSQGLPASGSLSSGAFLAVEAKGSQCQEMPRQSSNDTDSVATTSPAGPSESGVNRVCDTVITHPIKPGHAPSLSVCSTPIAAASHNIARQSQERSARLRTNVSPAAALGKLSNTQSSSSHSTVGEANPSNYSNVWSGASKPLSTSLTTRDSQREKVPSSISLTTRDREREKVPSSTSPTTRDREREKVPSSTSLTTRDREREKVPSSTLLTTRDREREKVPSSILLTTRDSEREKVPSSILLTTRDSEREKVPSSILLTTRDREREKVPSSTSPTTRDREREKVPSSTSLTTRDREREKVPSSTSPTTRDREREKVPSSTSPTTRDREREKVPSSTTRDSEREKVPSSTSLTTRDSEREKVPSSTSPTTRDREREKVPSSTSPTTRDREREKVPSSTSPTTRDREREKVPSSTSLTTRDREREKVPSSTSLTTRDREREKVPSSTSLTTRDREREKVPSSTSLTTRDRERENVPLTSLDLRLVQNNPNSPSLRTSGPKSVNNISTDSPLSSSSSRLRVNDKVQKTSSTAPKMKGLNIKSKTKPQEQLSPKPSRAESPSVLRKANNTSPLQSPKLQAKKVGSPLQTRNVDSPLLTRKAAVTSSLKSKQQDRSSSSSSPATPVTDGGQDNPTTTTTPEPISQSQSTTKMKVEEQRLHKEVEQGILAVAKSKERPEPVLTTQRTFIEVRLSSSSPSSTPTPVLAPKEVVYSNDYSIPHTKNITQHKDQVNGNPVETSLWSGTPATPGSVCNLEKVNNTTSESAVNSIVLESVDGVPLPMSNGPTDISHMNCSITETDETESLKANKSKLKAMERRSFSTDNSVSGDPNPFSVRQRIKSFENLASFDKPVLKCIDIQSFAQSYALTATLKPPLNRRLSGYMSGSVSSIDCRSLRRSFSSCIDNFNALTTLTPMSPQLRKSPSSLTLTNFDLLTQSCSTSEAPLGHIQDKLGDGESHRISPGVVTLTPQTPPVMRSRQARGHANLSRSRLRELRALSMPDLDKLCTDDFSSDPGTNAIIKTSLEIHPARPTEVVQNQTGGCSPPANPTGVHPTRASWADAGASLDPIQRKTNCQQADIQNWSISLTVLAGSPVEQSKLQAVLASVTTKTDVLALLQEAKALSEDKDDTHFVVFSKEEGSGLGFSIAGGMDLEQKSITVHRVFSKGVAGLEGTIQRGDSILSINGSSLEGMSHVEAVSCLHQARLSTQVLVVIRRGKDSEGQMSPRQHDLSHHTGRSYSLGCRENWPETTRSVMGLGVVEVGPDGALRVELLKTSAGLGFSLEGGKASAHGDLPLNVKRVFKGGAAELSRVVDVGDEVLEVNGRSLQGLMHYDAWNIIKAVSEGPVQLVIRKPRTSV